Proteins found in one Sporosarcina jeotgali genomic segment:
- a CDS encoding RNA polymerase sigma factor: MSAEQWFEDHASAVYSYILMQVRNRHTAEELTQETFVKVVEKAHQFDGRAAVKTWIFRIAYTTTLNHFRKKHPLTHYFDKDFHLFGSHPSSEEMAELNAQESEFYEALRRLKKSQQQVILLRHIQGFSTKDTSAILGSTEGKVKMSLKRALDAFKKELEKGGMSHETLYRR, translated from the coding sequence ATGTCCGCAGAACAATGGTTTGAGGATCATGCCAGTGCAGTTTACAGCTATATTCTCATGCAAGTGCGGAACCGGCATACTGCAGAGGAACTGACACAGGAAACATTCGTGAAAGTTGTGGAAAAAGCGCATCAGTTCGACGGTCGTGCCGCAGTGAAGACGTGGATCTTCCGAATTGCTTACACGACAACATTGAACCACTTCAGGAAAAAGCATCCCCTGACACATTATTTCGATAAGGACTTCCACCTGTTCGGCAGCCATCCGTCTTCCGAAGAGATGGCTGAACTCAACGCGCAGGAGTCCGAATTTTATGAAGCGCTACGCCGCTTAAAGAAGAGCCAGCAGCAAGTCATTTTGCTGCGTCATATCCAGGGGTTCTCAACGAAAGATACGTCCGCCATTCTTGGCAGCACGGAAGGCAAAGTGAAGATGAGCCTGAAACGCGCACTGGACGCATTCAAAAAAGAACTCGAGAAAGGAGGCATGTCACATGAAACCTTATACCGACGATGA
- a CDS encoding Lrp/AsnC family transcriptional regulator: protein MELDNIDFQILRLLTGNSRIQWKDLGEQIHMTGQAVGNRIKKLEESGVIKAYSLIVDEMKLGFSYTGFIIIFMKTANHDSFIRFINNQNEVVEAHRVSGEGCYHLKVKVDLQETLNTFLDKILEFGNYKLYLSINEIKQTCPINAI, encoded by the coding sequence ATGGAGCTTGATAACATTGATTTTCAGATCCTCCGGTTACTAACCGGAAATTCACGTATACAATGGAAAGACTTAGGTGAACAAATTCATATGACAGGACAAGCGGTTGGGAATCGGATAAAAAAACTTGAGGAAAGTGGTGTAATTAAAGCTTACTCTCTAATAGTTGATGAAATGAAATTAGGGTTTTCTTATACAGGATTTATCATTATTTTTATGAAAACAGCAAACCATGATTCATTTATACGTTTCATTAATAATCAAAATGAGGTGGTTGAAGCTCATCGAGTATCGGGAGAAGGCTGTTACCATTTAAAAGTAAAAGTAGATTTACAAGAAACGTTAAATACATTTTTAGATAAAATTTTAGAATTTGGGAACTATAAGCTATATCTCTCAATTAATGAAATCAAGCAAACGTGTCCAATTAATGCTATATAA
- a CDS encoding IS3 family transposase — MTALRKVYTVKQLCSALGVSRSGYYAYLKRPRKIVTLRDQEDIRAIKKIVKENRGTCGAKRISGVLRTVNHIINHKRVARLMKELNIQSKIRRKKYTKEIRTKAAGYIYPNLLARDFNALLPNRKWVMDVTEFVRGDEKVFVSAIMDLYDRNPIGVVIGRTSNNDMMEESIRKAMKERNLKDLSQVILHTDQGNSYRSYRYNQLSKELSFIPSMSRKANCWDNAVIESFFSHFKTELPYHYSIETPTLLEKAIPKFIKYYKEIRSQKRLGYLSPTAFLTRYLESA, encoded by the coding sequence ATAACAGCCTTGAGAAAGGTGTACACAGTAAAGCAATTATGCAGTGCATTAGGCGTATCCAGAAGTGGATATTACGCTTATTTAAAGCGTCCGAGAAAGATAGTGACTTTGCGAGACCAGGAAGATATTAGAGCGATTAAAAAGATAGTTAAAGAGAATCGTGGTACCTGTGGTGCGAAGCGCATTTCAGGAGTCCTCCGTACGGTAAATCACATAATTAATCATAAACGTGTGGCTCGTCTTATGAAGGAATTGAATATACAATCCAAGATCAGACGGAAAAAGTATACGAAGGAAATTAGAACTAAAGCAGCTGGATATATTTATCCCAATCTACTTGCCCGTGATTTTAATGCCCTGCTTCCGAATCGCAAATGGGTAATGGACGTCACTGAATTCGTAAGAGGTGATGAAAAGGTTTTTGTATCGGCGATAATGGATTTATATGATCGGAATCCAATCGGGGTCGTAATAGGACGTACTTCCAATAACGATATGATGGAAGAGTCGATTCGCAAGGCAATGAAAGAGCGAAATCTAAAAGACCTCTCCCAAGTAATTCTTCATACGGATCAAGGGAATTCTTACCGATCTTATCGCTATAACCAGTTATCTAAAGAGCTAAGCTTTATACCGAGTATGTCCCGAAAAGCAAACTGTTGGGATAACGCCGTGATTGAAAGCTTTTTTTCCCATTTCAAAACGGAGTTACCTTATCACTATTCAATTGAAACGCCAACACTTCTTGAAAAAGCCATTCCGAAATTCATTAAATACTACAAAGAAATACGTAGCCAAAAACGCTTGGGGTATTTGTCTCCAACAGCATTTCTGACTCGGTATTTGGAAAGCGCATAA
- a CDS encoding NupC/NupG family nucleoside CNT transporter translates to MNIVFYITGLALVFIVGFISSRDRKKIQYKPIAIMLGTQLILTFILMNTKLGVVSIGFFSMLFSKLIDLGVTGVDFVFGGLENEKGSVFFLNVLLPIVFISVLIGILNQFKILPFIIKYVGLVLSKLNGMGKMENYIAVSSAVLGQSEVFLTVKDQMDAISKRRLYTFCTSAMSAVSVAIVGAYMEIIEPRFVVIAIALNILSALIVASIINPYKLSEEEDTLAIESQKKLSFFQMISESIMDGFKVAIIVAAMLIGFIALMNGIDYLFELVFNVSFQTILGYLFAPIAFIMGVPWADSVQAGSIMATKLVTNEFVAMISFTDISAGLSAKASGMISVFLVSFANFSSIGIITGSVKALSPKQGDEVARNGLKLLLGSTLASVLSATVIGLFL, encoded by the coding sequence ATGAACATTGTATTTTACATAACTGGACTGGCTCTAGTATTCATAGTTGGTTTTATAAGCAGTAGGGATCGTAAAAAGATACAGTACAAACCGATTGCCATCATGCTTGGAACTCAGCTGATTTTAACCTTTATTTTGATGAATACAAAACTCGGAGTGGTCTCGATTGGCTTCTTCTCCATGTTATTTTCAAAGCTGATTGACTTAGGCGTAACGGGTGTCGATTTTGTTTTCGGCGGATTGGAAAATGAAAAAGGATCTGTATTTTTCTTGAATGTTTTGCTGCCGATTGTTTTCATATCCGTATTAATTGGCATTCTGAATCAATTTAAGATTTTGCCTTTCATCATTAAATACGTAGGGCTCGTGCTCAGTAAGTTGAATGGTATGGGAAAAATGGAAAACTACATAGCGGTGTCCTCTGCGGTTCTCGGACAGTCTGAAGTGTTTTTGACTGTGAAAGACCAAATGGATGCCATTTCTAAAAGGCGTTTGTATACATTTTGCACATCAGCAATGAGTGCGGTGAGTGTTGCAATAGTCGGGGCGTATATGGAAATTATCGAACCTCGTTTTGTCGTCATTGCAATTGCGCTGAATATACTCTCTGCGTTAATTGTTGCAAGTATTATTAATCCGTATAAATTATCTGAGGAAGAAGATACGTTAGCAATCGAGTCGCAGAAAAAATTATCGTTCTTCCAAATGATTAGTGAAAGTATAATGGATGGCTTTAAAGTCGCAATTATCGTAGCTGCCATGCTAATTGGATTCATTGCGCTTATGAATGGGATTGACTACCTCTTTGAATTAGTATTCAATGTTTCATTCCAAACTATTTTAGGCTATTTGTTCGCACCGATTGCTTTCATAATGGGCGTACCTTGGGCAGATAGTGTTCAAGCGGGAAGTATCATGGCGACGAAACTTGTCACAAACGAATTTGTTGCGATGATTAGTTTCACAGATATTTCAGCGGGCTTGTCTGCTAAAGCATCAGGTATGATTTCTGTTTTCCTTGTAAGTTTTGCAAACTTTAGTTCAATCGGAATTATTACAGGATCAGTCAAGGCGTTAAGTCCTAAGCAAGGGGACGAAGTAGCGAGGAATGGGTTGAAATTACTTTTGGGTTCTACATTAGCTTCAGTGCTATCAGCAACTGTCATTGGGCTGTTTTTATAA
- a CDS encoding cysteine hydrolase family protein → MSTALIIVDIQNDYFANGKMELVNPDKAAANAAKVLESFRKNNKENIFHVQHIAADPALGFFLPDTEGAEIHETVQPLENENIIIKHFPNSFLKTDLESKLRENNVTKVIVIGMMTHMCIDATVRAAVDLGFETTLIEDACATRDLSYEGTDVTAEQVHYAFVGALNGMYAKVTSTEDFLK, encoded by the coding sequence ATGAGCACAGCGTTAATTATTGTTGATATTCAAAATGACTATTTCGCGAATGGAAAGATGGAATTAGTCAATCCAGATAAAGCGGCTGCGAATGCGGCTAAAGTTCTTGAATCGTTTAGAAAGAACAATAAAGAAAATATTTTTCATGTCCAGCACATCGCAGCTGATCCAGCATTAGGATTCTTCCTTCCAGATACGGAGGGTGCAGAAATACACGAAACCGTTCAACCATTGGAAAACGAAAATATCATCATTAAACATTTCCCTAACAGCTTTTTAAAGACCGATTTGGAAAGCAAGTTAAGAGAAAACAACGTAACTAAAGTGATTGTTATTGGTATGATGACACATATGTGTATCGATGCAACTGTAAGAGCCGCAGTGGATCTAGGTTTTGAAACGACACTCATTGAAGATGCATGTGCAACACGTGACCTATCTTATGAAGGTACGGACGTAACAGCTGAACAGGTCCACTATGCATTTGTCGGAGCACTTAACGGTATGTATGCCAAAGTAACTTCTACCGAAGATTTCCTTAAATGA
- a CDS encoding DUF4362 domain-containing protein: protein MKKVSILILLSLSLFGCGDYSPSKHDVVNTLGTIKNLDLLEKFSEDVSNNKDSEVRVVNYTDEGDPIIHDLKYSDEKLSSKLDTRFDEFGDHGVIEDTCKSIEIIEKSDRTIYRLRGCEVYKDGLPITIIPTD, encoded by the coding sequence GTGAAAAAAGTTTCTATTCTTATTTTACTATCACTCTCTCTTTTTGGGTGTGGTGACTATTCACCTTCTAAACATGATGTGGTCAATACACTTGGAACCATAAAGAATCTTGATCTACTTGAAAAATTCTCGGAAGATGTATCAAACAATAAGGACAGTGAAGTTCGTGTGGTAAACTACACGGATGAAGGCGATCCAATTATCCACGACTTGAAGTATTCAGATGAAAAGTTGAGTTCTAAACTTGATACAAGATTTGATGAGTTCGGAGATCACGGAGTTATAGAAGATACATGTAAGAGTATTGAAATAATAGAAAAAAGCGATCGAACGATTTATCGATTAAGAGGATGTGAAGTTTACAAAGATGGACTTCCTATAACTATAATCCCCACTGATTAA
- a CDS encoding pyrimidine-nucleoside phosphorylase codes for MRMVDMIEKKRDGHALTKEEIQFVITGYTEGSIPDYQMSAFQMAVYFQGMTVEETAEFTMAIVESGDQVDLTAIDGVKVDKHSTGGVGDTTTLVLAPLVAALDIPVAKMSGRGLGHTGGTLDKLEAVPGFHIEITDKEFFDLVNTNKIAVIGQSGNITPADKKIYSLRDVTATVSSIPLIASSIMSKKIAAGSDAIVLDVKVGTGAFMKDLAMARELAGEMVQIGNQIGRQTMAVISDMNQPLGYAIGNALEVKEAVETLQGNGPEDLHELCLTLGSHMVRLAGKADSTEEARKMLEEVIQNGKALEVFKLFLRSQGGDTSVIDDLSKLPTAQYQIDVPAKESGFVSAITADEIGTAAMLLGAGRATKESEIDLAVGLVLHKKIGDPVKAGESIVTIHSNTEDVEAVKEKIYHAYDLSATEVGPVTLVHDEITN; via the coding sequence ATGCGTATGGTCGATATGATTGAGAAAAAACGTGACGGACATGCTTTAACAAAAGAAGAGATCCAGTTTGTTATTACCGGATATACTGAAGGTTCAATTCCCGATTACCAGATGTCAGCTTTCCAGATGGCAGTGTACTTCCAAGGAATGACAGTGGAAGAAACAGCTGAATTCACGATGGCGATAGTGGAATCTGGCGATCAGGTGGATTTAACTGCTATTGACGGTGTAAAAGTGGATAAGCATTCAACAGGAGGAGTCGGCGATACGACAACGCTTGTACTCGCTCCTCTCGTCGCAGCACTGGATATCCCTGTGGCTAAAATGTCAGGACGCGGATTGGGTCATACAGGCGGAACACTGGATAAGTTAGAAGCGGTTCCTGGCTTCCATATCGAAATTACAGACAAGGAATTCTTCGACTTAGTGAACACAAACAAAATTGCGGTTATTGGTCAATCTGGTAACATCACACCAGCAGATAAGAAGATTTACAGTTTACGCGATGTAACAGCTACCGTTAGCTCGATTCCACTGATTGCGAGTTCCATCATGAGTAAAAAAATTGCTGCTGGATCTGATGCAATCGTGCTGGATGTAAAAGTCGGCACTGGCGCGTTCATGAAGGATTTAGCAATGGCCCGGGAGTTAGCGGGAGAAATGGTGCAAATCGGTAATCAGATTGGCCGTCAGACGATGGCTGTGATCTCGGATATGAATCAGCCACTTGGATATGCAATTGGAAACGCGCTTGAAGTAAAAGAAGCAGTGGAAACGCTGCAGGGAAATGGACCCGAAGATTTGCATGAGCTCTGTTTAACACTCGGCAGTCATATGGTTCGCCTAGCTGGAAAAGCGGACTCCACAGAAGAAGCGCGTAAAATGCTGGAAGAAGTCATTCAAAACGGGAAAGCGCTTGAAGTGTTTAAGCTATTCTTGCGTTCTCAAGGCGGCGATACGTCAGTGATTGACGATTTGTCTAAATTGCCAACAGCACAATACCAAATCGATGTGCCAGCAAAAGAATCAGGTTTCGTATCAGCGATAACTGCTGATGAAATCGGCACAGCGGCGATGCTCTTAGGCGCGGGACGTGCTACAAAAGAATCGGAAATCGATTTAGCTGTCGGATTAGTGTTACACAAAAAGATCGGCGATCCAGTTAAAGCCGGAGAATCTATAGTAACCATTCACAGTAATACTGAAGATGTCGAGGCAGTAAAAGAAAAAATTTATCATGCATATGACTTGTCTGCAACTGAAGTAGGCCCTGTCACATTAGTACATGATGAAATTACAAACTAA
- a CDS encoding sugar-binding transcriptional regulator, with the protein MDIDKKLLIIEAAKLYYQFDYTQLAIAEKLGISRPTVSRLLQQAKKHGYVKIEIVDPFSNNNELEKSLQHKYQIEEVKIAYAGEEDDQVMLQAMSDKAAEYIHDVVEDGDVLGVTWGRTMYRVANALRKKDVKGVEVIQLKGGIGLSDVNTYDSETVYKFAEAFHTVPRYLPLPVLVDSPDVKAVIESDRYMHRLIELGKQANIAVFTVGTVDTDSMLFRLGYLTNDEKELLHKEAVGDICSRFFKSTGEVCESAIKNRTIGIQLEELKQKEKSILVAGGNRKLEAIHGALLGQYANVFITDQYTAQKLLLHR; encoded by the coding sequence TTGGACATCGACAAAAAGCTGCTAATTATAGAAGCAGCCAAACTGTATTATCAGTTCGACTACACCCAGCTCGCCATTGCCGAGAAGCTAGGGATTTCAAGACCAACTGTTTCAAGACTGCTGCAGCAAGCAAAAAAACATGGATACGTGAAAATCGAGATTGTCGATCCCTTTAGTAATAACAATGAACTTGAGAAATCCTTACAGCATAAATATCAAATTGAAGAAGTGAAAATTGCTTATGCTGGAGAAGAAGATGATCAGGTGATGCTGCAGGCAATGAGTGACAAGGCTGCAGAATATATTCACGATGTTGTTGAGGATGGTGACGTACTTGGTGTCACCTGGGGAAGAACTATGTACCGGGTGGCAAATGCATTGCGGAAGAAAGACGTAAAAGGTGTGGAAGTCATTCAGTTAAAAGGCGGCATAGGTCTATCCGACGTGAATACCTATGATTCAGAAACGGTTTACAAATTTGCTGAGGCTTTCCACACCGTTCCCCGCTACTTACCTCTTCCTGTATTAGTTGACAGTCCTGACGTCAAAGCGGTTATTGAATCGGATCGCTATATGCATCGGCTGATTGAACTGGGAAAACAAGCCAATATTGCTGTGTTTACTGTCGGTACAGTAGACACTGACTCTATGCTGTTTCGGTTAGGCTATTTAACGAATGATGAAAAAGAGCTGCTTCATAAAGAAGCGGTTGGTGATATTTGTTCCCGCTTTTTTAAAAGCACTGGCGAAGTATGTGAATCTGCTATTAAAAACAGAACGATTGGCATTCAATTGGAAGAGTTGAAGCAAAAAGAGAAGTCAATCCTTGTTGCAGGAGGAAATCGTAAACTAGAAGCAATCCACGGCGCACTTCTTGGTCAATATGCGAATGTTTTCATAACGGACCAATATACAGCTCAAAAATTACTGCTTCACCGTTAA
- a CDS encoding AIM24 family protein, whose product MLHWGGEGLFNLGLTGRGTIALESSVSREELIEIELENDELKIDGNMAIAWSGGLEFTVERSGKTIMGSAASGEGLVNVYRGTGKVLMAPFLQ is encoded by the coding sequence CTGCTGCATTGGGGGGGGGAAGGTCTTTTCAATCTTGGACTGACCGGACGAGGAACGATTGCACTGGAATCTTCCGTATCGAGAGAGGAACTTATAGAAATCGAGTTAGAAAATGATGAGTTGAAAATCGATGGAAATATGGCGATTGCTTGGTCCGGCGGTTTAGAATTTACTGTCGAGCGCTCTGGAAAAACAATTATGGGTTCGGCGGCTTCAGGCGAAGGATTAGTAAATGTCTACCGCGGAACAGGCAAAGTATTAATGGCGCCGTTCCTTCAGTAA
- a CDS encoding DNA/RNA non-specific endonuclease, with product MKSKLSYLILMLTIVLLVGCTNAEDAAITEEDTDTQIVTTEEPSKNNEKEETITTDVEEQKVEEPLEEPKVEEEQPQPKKEQFSGYTPIEVDGGDLSGYREPNVVVNIGYGDREYWGFTNDNGQLVRVVADEITLQDDNNEPVLSTGRYYSDEAKVPGVESAVLDEGHIIADSLGGVSNAYNITPQDSTLNRHGDQAYVENEIRRAGGASDFEAIITYPNEETQIPSSYQYTYTINGNVISDSFENVNPDEVNESLGLTGNNESEAKSESVSTNEGELSSIDTNGNGIVTIGEAKAAGFSIPITQDHWLYQYMQDRDHDGMVGE from the coding sequence ATGAAAAGTAAATTGAGTTATTTAATTTTAATGTTAACGATCGTCTTACTGGTTGGTTGTACCAACGCAGAAGATGCAGCCATTACAGAAGAGGACACAGATACACAGATAGTCACAACAGAGGAACCGAGCAAAAACAATGAAAAAGAAGAAACGATCACTACGGACGTTGAGGAGCAGAAAGTAGAAGAGCCACTAGAAGAACCTAAAGTCGAGGAGGAACAACCTCAACCAAAGAAAGAGCAGTTTTCCGGATATACCCCTATTGAAGTGGATGGTGGGGATTTGTCTGGTTATCGTGAACCTAACGTTGTTGTTAACATCGGTTATGGAGACCGTGAATATTGGGGGTTCACTAACGATAACGGGCAACTGGTCCGTGTCGTAGCGGACGAAATCACTCTACAAGATGACAATAATGAACCGGTTTTGTCGACGGGCAGATATTATTCTGACGAAGCAAAGGTTCCTGGCGTTGAAAGTGCTGTTTTAGATGAAGGCCATATAATTGCCGACTCTCTCGGTGGGGTTTCTAATGCTTATAATATTACCCCACAAGATAGTACGCTCAACCGACATGGTGATCAAGCATATGTGGAAAATGAGATTCGTAGAGCAGGTGGAGCTAGTGACTTTGAAGCAATTATTACGTATCCGAATGAGGAAACGCAAATTCCTTCAAGTTATCAATATACCTATACAATTAACGGAAATGTTATTTCGGATTCCTTTGAAAATGTGAATCCGGATGAGGTGAACGAATCTCTTGGACTAACTGGCAATAATGAGTCCGAAGCAAAATCAGAAAGTGTTTCAACAAACGAAGGTGAGTTATCCAGTATTGACACAAATGGAAATGGTATCGTGACGATCGGAGAAGCAAAAGCTGCGGGCTTCAGTATACCAATCACTCAGGATCACTGGCTGTACCAATATATGCAGGATCGAGATCATGATGGCATGGTGGGAGAATAA
- the deoC gene encoding deoxyribose-phosphate aldolase, whose translation MNKAQLIDHTLLKADATKEKVTALIEEAKEYKFKSVCLNPTWVTYAAEQLKETEVLVCTVIGFPLGASTSAVKAFETQDAITNGAGEIDMVVNIGALKGKDNELVEKDIRAVVEAANETLVKVIIETCLLTDEEIVRACELSVKAGADFVKTSTGFSTGGAKVEDVALMRKTVGPDIGVKASGGVRSGEDFDAFVEAGATRIGASSGISIVKGEVSDSKY comes from the coding sequence TTGAACAAAGCACAACTAATCGATCACACATTATTGAAAGCAGATGCAACAAAAGAGAAGGTAACAGCACTTATCGAAGAAGCAAAAGAATACAAGTTTAAATCCGTTTGTTTAAATCCTACATGGGTCACATACGCTGCTGAACAACTGAAGGAAACTGAGGTTCTAGTATGTACGGTCATTGGATTCCCGCTTGGAGCGAGCACATCTGCTGTAAAAGCATTCGAAACACAAGATGCCATCACTAATGGTGCCGGCGAAATTGATATGGTCGTAAATATCGGTGCATTAAAAGGTAAGGATAACGAATTGGTAGAAAAGGATATTCGTGCAGTCGTGGAAGCGGCTAATGAAACATTAGTAAAAGTCATCATTGAGACTTGTCTATTGACGGATGAAGAAATTGTCCGTGCATGTGAGCTTTCTGTGAAAGCGGGAGCTGACTTTGTCAAGACTTCCACTGGATTCTCCACAGGCGGCGCTAAAGTAGAAGACGTTGCGTTAATGCGCAAGACAGTCGGACCAGACATCGGCGTGAAAGCTTCTGGCGGTGTGCGCAGCGGTGAGGATTTCGATGCATTCGTTGAAGCAGGAGCAACACGTATTGGGGCAAGTTCTGGTATCAGCATTGTTAAAGGTGAAGTGTCAGACTCGAAGTATTAA
- a CDS encoding transposase produces MEFIKKGRKRILSFEQKCTIVKEVLEENRPKTDIATEHQIHVNSITNWIRIYKEKGVEGLRPFVKTPKVPRDQLRDELKRLQEIEKKYNEQLTEIEILKKFQAFLKEKENKRHTKR; encoded by the coding sequence TTGGAATTCATAAAAAAAGGCAGAAAAAGAATATTATCTTTTGAACAGAAGTGCACAATCGTTAAAGAAGTTTTAGAAGAGAATCGACCAAAAACAGATATCGCCACTGAGCATCAAATTCATGTCAATTCTATTACTAATTGGATTCGTATCTATAAAGAAAAGGGTGTGGAGGGCTTACGCCCTTTCGTAAAAACCCCGAAAGTTCCGAGAGACCAATTGAGAGATGAGCTCAAAAGGCTTCAAGAAATTGAAAAGAAATACAATGAACAGCTAACGGAGATTGAAATCTTAAAAAAGTTCCAGGCCTTTCTCAAGGAGAAGGAAAACAAAAGGCATACGAAGCGATAA
- a CDS encoding transglycosylase domain-containing protein codes for MKRSEYKKQQNKKMKKKSSLKKKIIRFSFIGAVLAVLSVLLVLNLFITFSDVSKLDKPAPRTTVIYDPNGEVISKVSNSKIEGVSIDQIPDALIEAVVSVEDQRFYKHHGLNYLRMGRALVENAFKGKIASGGSTITQQLAKNVFLTQERTYSRKLKELILAKKIEREYSKEEILEQYLNQIYFGDGAWGVQRAAQTYFGKDVSELTLSESATLAGIIKAPSNLSPRKDKEKSMKRRNLVLSLMLREQYIRQEEYDEAIGKDLILADSTVPHNEKNYPYYIDRVVAEAVNTYQLTKDEVLSGGLHITTEINPVVQNALEDVYADNRNFPESTPDQLLQSASVFVNPKTGGILALVGGRGEYTQGRFNNATDLIRQPGSALKPLAVYTPALENGYHMSDLLEDEPIDIHGYSPKNIDQHYRGEVTMYEALANSYNVPPVWLLNQMGVQEGVSAVERFGISLTKKDRTLGLALGGMDKGTSPLRMAQAFSAFANDGVMEEAHAITEIKDSEGNVLGKWQGESVQVTDAEVAEQMTHMLQGVVEEGTGKKAQIPGIDVAGKTGTTQLPFEGVNGSKDHWFVGYTPDIAGAVWLGYDKTDADHYLTSTSSLTAAPIFAQVVSQSASEYSTKNFDLSLIEDDIKDLKKQKKKTKEERENKEKKKEKDEKRKEFWESIEKWGQKWFND; via the coding sequence ATGAAAAGATCCGAATATAAAAAACAACAGAATAAAAAAATGAAAAAGAAAAGCAGCTTGAAGAAAAAAATCATTCGTTTCTCATTTATCGGTGCAGTGCTTGCTGTCCTCAGCGTACTGCTTGTCCTGAATCTCTTCATCACATTCAGCGATGTCAGTAAACTCGACAAGCCTGCCCCACGAACGACGGTTATTTACGATCCGAATGGAGAAGTGATCAGCAAGGTTTCGAACTCGAAAATAGAAGGTGTTTCGATCGACCAGATTCCGGATGCGCTGATTGAAGCTGTCGTTTCTGTGGAAGATCAGCGGTTCTACAAACATCACGGTCTTAATTATTTGAGGATGGGCCGCGCCTTAGTCGAGAATGCGTTCAAAGGAAAAATTGCCTCAGGTGGCAGTACGATTACGCAGCAGCTTGCGAAAAATGTGTTTTTGACGCAGGAGCGCACGTATTCTCGTAAATTGAAGGAACTTATCCTCGCTAAGAAGATTGAACGCGAGTATTCAAAAGAGGAAATTCTGGAACAGTACTTGAACCAAATCTATTTCGGCGATGGCGCGTGGGGAGTGCAACGTGCGGCTCAGACGTATTTCGGTAAGGATGTCAGCGAATTGACGTTAAGCGAATCTGCGACACTCGCCGGAATCATCAAAGCACCGTCGAATTTATCGCCCAGGAAAGATAAGGAAAAGTCGATGAAGCGGCGCAATCTGGTATTGTCGCTGATGCTGAGAGAACAGTATATTCGTCAAGAAGAATATGATGAAGCGATTGGCAAGGATCTTATACTGGCCGATTCGACAGTTCCTCATAATGAAAAGAACTATCCGTATTATATAGATCGTGTAGTAGCCGAGGCGGTAAATACGTACCAGTTGACGAAGGATGAAGTCCTGTCCGGCGGGTTGCATATTACGACAGAAATCAATCCAGTCGTCCAGAATGCGCTCGAAGACGTGTATGCAGACAACAGAAATTTCCCAGAGAGCACGCCGGATCAGCTGTTGCAGAGTGCCTCTGTTTTCGTAAACCCTAAAACGGGCGGAATTCTCGCATTAGTTGGGGGAAGAGGAGAGTATACGCAAGGACGCTTCAACAATGCGACAGATCTTATCCGACAGCCCGGATCTGCGCTAAAACCGCTTGCCGTCTATACTCCTGCACTCGAGAACGGATACCATATGTCGGATTTGCTTGAAGATGAACCGATCGATATCCATGGGTACTCTCCGAAAAATATTGATCAGCACTATAGAGGGGAAGTGACAATGTACGAGGCACTTGCCAACTCGTATAATGTCCCTCCTGTTTGGCTGTTGAATCAGATGGGGGTCCAAGAGGGCGTGAGTGCGGTCGAACGGTTTGGGATTTCATTGACAAAAAAGGATCGTACACTCGGCTTGGCGCTTGGAGGGATGGACAAAGGAACCTCTCCTTTACGGATGGCGCAAGCGTTTTCTGCGTTTGCGAATGATGGCGTGATGGAGGAAGCTCACGCGATTACAGAAATTAAAGATTCGGAAGGAAACGTGCTCGGGAAGTGGCAGGGAGAGTCCGTACAGGTGACGGATGCGGAAGTTGCCGAGCAAATGACTCATATGTTGCAAGGGGTTGTAGAGGAAGGGACTGGGAAGAAAGCACAAATTCCTGGTATCGACGTAGCGGGAAAGACGGGTACGACACAGCTCCCGTTTGAAGGAGTGAACGGTTCCAAAGATCACTGGTTCGTCGGCTATACACCTGACATCGCCGGTGCGGTCTGGCTCGGATATGACAAAACAGACGCCGACCACTATTTAACTTCTACAAGCAGCTTGACCGCAGCGCCGATATTTGCGCAGGTTGTTTCACAATCAGCTAGTGAATACTCTACGAAGAACTTTGATTTATCGTTAATTGAAGATGACATAAAAGACTTGAAGAAGCAGAAGAAAAAGACGAAGGAAGAAAGAGAAAACAAAGAGAAGAAAAAAGAAAAGGACGAGAAGAGAAAAGAGTTTTGGGAGAGTATCGAAAAGTGGGGACAGAAGTGGTTTAACGATTAA